A region of the Candidatus Caldatribacterium sp. genome:
TATGGCTTTTCGTTCCTCCTCGGTAAGGACCTCTCCGTCGAGGTAGAAGTAGAGCTTTTCTACAAGGTCTTTGCAGTCCATCCTTTCTCATTCTCCTTTTCAAGGGAGGTTTTCTTGGTGGAGTATTCCCAAAGGAGTTTCTGGAGAAGTTTCCGTCCCCGGTGGAGGCGAGACATAACGGTGCCGATGGGAATGTCGAGGATTTCTGCCGTTTCCTTGTAAGAAAATCCCTCGACAAGGGTGAGAACAACTACCGCACGGAACTCAAGCGGCAGGGATTCTATGGCTCGAAGGATGTCCTCCCGGGTGAGAGTATTAAGGAGTGCTTCTTCAGGAGTTATCCCCTCGAAGGGAGGCTGGAAGGAGGTTTCTTCTTCCATCTCTTCAAGAGAGGGGACTTTTTGCCGATC
Encoded here:
- a CDS encoding sigma-70 family RNA polymerase sigma factor, translating into MVRTKEEQKKIFQELLTPELPALFRTALRMTRNREDAEDLVQEAVTKAFAAFDRFEEGTNFRAWIFKILTNTFINDYYRLRDRQKVPSLEEMEEETSFQPPFEGITPEEALLNTLTREDILRAIESLPLEFRAVVVLTLVEGFSYKETAEILDIPIGTVMSRLHRGRKLLQKLLWEYSTKKTSLEKENEKGWTAKTL